A stretch of Mus musculus strain C57BL/6J chromosome 19, GRCm38.p6 C57BL/6J DNA encodes these proteins:
- the Ltbp3 gene encoding latent-transforming growth factor beta-binding protein 3 precursor, with the protein MPGPRGAAHGLAPAMRQAGALGLLALLLLALLGPGGGAEGGPAGERGTGGGGALARERFKVVFAPVICKRTCLKGQCRDSCQQGSNMTLIGENGHSTDTLTGSGFRVVVCPLPCMNGGQCSSRNQCLCPPDFTGRFCQVPAAGTGAGTGSSGPGLARTGAMSTGPLPPLAPEGESVASKHAIYAVQVIADPPGPGEGPPAQHAAFLVPLGPGQISAEVQAPPPVVNVRVHHPPEASVQVHRIEGPNAEGPASSQHLLPHPKPQHPRPPTQKPLGRCFQDTLPKQPCGSNPLPGLTKQEDCCGSIGTAWGQSKCHKCPQLQYTGVQKPGPVRGEVGADCPQGYKRLNSTHCQDINECAMPGMCRHGDCLNNPGSYRCVCPPGHSLGPSRTQCIADKPEEKSLCFRLVSTEHQCQHPLTTRLTRQLCCCSVGKAWGARCQRCPADGTAAFKEICPAGKGYHILTSHQTLTIQGESDFSLFLHPDGPPKPQQLPESPSRAPPLEDTEEERGVTMDPPVSEERSVQQSHPTTTTSPPRPYPELISRPSPPTFHRFLPDLPPSRSAVEIAPTQVTETDECRLNQNICGHGQCVPGPSDYSCHCNAGYRSHPQHRYCVDVNECEAEPCGPGKGICMNTGGSYNCHCNRGYRLHVGAGGRSCVDLNECTKPHLCGDGGFCINFPGHYKCNCYPGYRLKASRPPICEDIDECRDPSTCPDGKCENKPGSFKCIACQPGYRSQGGGACRDVNECSEGTPCSPGWCENLPGSYRCTCAQGYEPAQDGLSCIDVDECEAGKVCQDGICTNTPGSFQCQCLSGYHLSRDRSRCEDIDECDFPAACIGGDCINTNGSYRCLCPQGHRLVGGRKCQDIDECSQDPGLCLPHGACENLQGSYVCVCDEGFTLTQDQHGCEEVEQPHHKKECYLNFDDTVFCDSVLATNVTQQECCCSLGAGWGDHCEIYPCPVYSSAEFHSLCPDGKGYTQDNNIVNYGIPAHRDIDECILFGAEICKEGKCVNTQPGYECYCKQGFYYDGNLLECVDVDECLDESNCRNGVCENTRGGYRCACTPPAEYSPAQRQCLSPEEMEHAPERREVCWGQRGEDGMCMGPLAGPALTFDDCCCRQGRGWGTQCRPCPPRGTGSQCPTSQSESNSFWDTSPLLLGKSPRDEDSSEEDSDECRCVSGRCVPRPGGAVCECPGGFQLDASRARCVDIDECRELNQRGLLCKSERCVNTSGSFRCVCKAGFTRSRPHGACVPQRRR; encoded by the exons ATGCCCGGGCCCCGAGGGGCTGCCCACGGCCTGGCCCCTGCGATGCGCCAGGCCGGGGCATTGGGGCTGCTGGCACTACTCCTGCTGGCGCTGCTGGGCCCCGGCGGCGGGGCCGAGGGTGGGCCGGCCGGCGAGCGGGGCACAGGCGGGGGCGGGGCGCTGGCCCGCGAACGCTTCAAGGTGGTCTTTGCGCCAGTGATCTGCAAGCGGACCTGTCTGAAGGGCCAGTGTCGGGACAGCTGTCAGCAGGGCTCCAACATGACGCTCATCGGAGAGAACGGCCACAGCACCGACACGCTCACCGGTTCTGGCTTCCGCGTGG TGGTGTGCCCTCTACCCTGCATGAACGGTGGCCAGTGCTCTTCCCGAAACCAGTGCCTGTGTCCCCCGGATTTCACGGGGCGCTTCTGCCAGGTGCCTGCTGCAGGAACCGGAGCTGGCACCGGGAGTTCAGGCCCCGGCCTGGCCCGGACCGGGGCCATGTCCACAGGCCCGCTGCCGCCCCTTGCCCCAGAAGGAGAGTCTGTGGCTAGCAAACACGCCATTTACGCGGTGCAGGTGATCGCAGATCCTCCCGGGCCGGGGGAGGGTCCTCCTGCACAACATGCAGCCTTCTTGGTGCCCCTGGGGCCAGGACAAATCTCGGCAGAAG TGCAGGCTCCGCCCCCCGTGGTGAACGTGCGTGTCCATCACCCTCCTGAAGCTTCCGTTCAGGTGCACCGCATCGAGGGGCCGAACGCTGAAGGCCCAGCCTCTTCCCAGCACTTGCTGCCGCATCCCAAGCCCCAGCACCCGAGGCCACCCACCCAAAAGCCACTGGGCCGCTGCTTCCAGGACACATTGCCCAAGCAGCCT TGTGGCAGCAACCCTTTGCCTGGCCTTACCAAGCAGGAAGATTGCTGCGGTAGCATCGGTACTGCCTGGGGACAAAGCAAGTGTCACAAGTGCCCACAGCTTCAGT ATACAGGGGTGCAGAAGCCTGGACCTGTACGTGGGGAGGTGGGTGCTGACTGCCCCCAGGGCTACAAGAGGCTCAACAGCACCCACTGCCAGG ATATCAACGAATGTGCGATGCCTGGCATGTGTCGCCATGGTGACTGCCTCAACAACCCTGGCTCTTATCGCTGTGTCTGCCCGCCCGGTCATAGCTTGGGTCCCTCGCGCACACAGTGCATTG CCGACAAACCAGAGGAGAAGAGCCTGTGTTTCCGCCTTGTGAGCACCGAACACCAGTGCCAGCACCCTCTGACCACACGCCTAACCCGCCAGCTCTGCTGCTGTAGTGTGGGTAAAGCCTGGGGTGCCCGGTGCCAGCGCTGCCCGGCAGATGGTACAG CAGCCTTCAAGGAGATCTGCCCGGCTGGGAAAGGGTACCATATCCTCACCTCCCACCAGACGCTCACCATCCAGGGGGAAAGCGacttctccctcttcctgcaCCCCGACGGGCCACCCAAACCCCAGCAGCTTCCTGAAAGCCCCAGCCGAGCACCACCCCTCgaggacacagaggaagagagag GAGTGACCATGGATCCA CCAGTGAGTGAGGAGCGATCGGTGCAGCAGAGCCACCCCACTACCACCACCTCACCCCCCCGGCCTTACCCAG AGCTCATCTCTCGCCCCTCCCCACCTACCTTCCACCGGTTCCTGCCAGACTTGCCCCCATCCCGAAGTGCAGTGGAGATCGCCCCCACTCAGGTCACAG AGACCGATGAGTGCCGATTGAACCAGAATATCTGTGGCCATGGACAGTGTGTGCCTGGCCCCTCGGATTACTCCTGCCACTGCAACGCTGGCTACCGGTCACACCCGCAGCACCGCTactgtgttg ATGTGAACGAGTGCGAGGCAGAGCCCTGCGGCCCCGGGAAAGGCATCTGTATGAACACTGGTGGCTCCTACAATTGTCACTGCAACCGAGGCTACCGCCTCCACGTGGGTGCAGGGGGCCGCTCGTGCGTGG ACCTGAACGAGTGCACCAAGCCTCACCTGTGTGGGGACGGTGGCTTCTGCATCAACTTCCCTGGTCACTACAAATGCAACTGCTATCCTGGCTACCGGCTCAAGGCCTCCCGACCGCCCATTTGCGAAG ACATCGACGAGTGTCGCGACCCTAGCACCTGCCCTGATGGCAAATGTGAAAACAAACCTGGCAGCTTCAAGTGCATCGCCTGCCAGCCTGGCTACCGTAGCCAGGGGGGCGGGGCCTGTCGTG ATGTCAACGAATGCTCCGAGGGTACCCCCTGCTCTCCTGGATGGTGTGAGAACCTTCCGGGTTCTTACCGTTGCACGTGTGCCCAGGGATACGAACCCGCACAGGACGGCCTCAGTTGCATAG ACGTGGATGAGTGTGAGGCTGGGAAAGTGTGCCAAGATGGCATCTGCACGAACACACCAGGCTCTTTCCAGTGTCAGTGCCTCTCCGGCTATCATCTGTCAAGGGATCGGAGCCGCTGTGAGG ACATTGATGAATGTGACTTCCCTGCGGCCTGCATCGGGGGTGACTGCATCAATACCAATGGTTCCTACAGATGTCTCTGTCCCCAGGGTCATCGGTTGGTGGGCGGTAGGAAGTGCCAAG ATATAGATGAGTGCAGCCAGGACCCAGGCCTGTGCCTGCCCCACGGGGCCTGCGAGAACCTCCAGGGCtcctatgtctgtgtctgtgatgagGGTTTCACACTCACCCAGGACCAGCATGGGTGTGAGG AGGTGGAGCAGCCCCACCACAAGAAGGAGTGCTACCTTAACTTCGATGACACAGTGTTCTGTGACAGCGTATTGGCTACCAATGTCACTCAGCAGGAATGCTGTTGCTCTCTGGGAGCTGGTTGGGGAGACCACTGCGAAATCTATCCCTGTCCAGTCTACAGCTCAG CCGAATTTCACAGCCTGTGTCCTGATGGGAAAGGCTACACTCAGGacaacaacattgtgaactatGGCATTCCTGCCCACCGTG ACATCGACGAATGCATATTGTTTGGGGCAGAGATCTGCAAGGAGGGCAAGTGTGTGAACACGCAGCCCGGCTACGAGTGCTACTGCAAGCAGGGCTTCTACTACGATGGCAACCTGCTGGAGTGCGTGG aCGTGGATGAGTGCTTGGATGAGTCTAACTGCAGGAACGGAGTGTGTGAGAACACACGTGGCGGCTACCGCTGTGCCTGCACGCCGCCGGCAGAGTACAGTCCCGCACAGCGCCAGTGTCTGAGCCCGGAGGAGATGG AGCACGCCCCAGAGAGACGTGAAGTGTGCTGGGGCCAGCGAGGAGAGGACGGCATGTGTATGGGGCCCCTGGCGGGACCTGCCCTCACTTTTGATGACTGCTGCTGCCGCCAGGGCCGCGGCTGGGGTACCCAGTGCAGACCGTGCCCGCCACGTGGCACCG ggtcccagtgcccGACTTCACAGAGTGAGAGCAATTCATTCTGGGACACAAGCCCCCTGCTACTGGGGAAGTCTCCGCGAG ACGAAGACAGCTCAGAGGAGGATTCAGATGAGTGCCGTTGTGTGAGCGGACGCTGTGTGCCACGGCCAGGCGGGGCGGTATGCGAGTGTCCTGGAGGCTTTCAGCTGGACGCCTCCCGTGCCCGCTGCGTGG ACATTGATGAGTGCCGAGAACTGAACCAGCGGGGACTACTGTGTAAGAGCGAGCGGTGCGTGAACACCAGTGGATCCTTCCGCTGTGTCTGCAAAGCTGGCTTCACGCGCAGCCGCCCTCACGGGGCCTGCGTGCCTCAGCGCCGCCGCTGA
- the Ltbp3 gene encoding latent-transforming growth factor beta-binding protein 3 isoform X2: MPGPRGAAHGLAPAMRQAGALGLLALLLLALLGPGGGAEGGPAGERGTGGGGALARERFKVVFAPVICKRTCLKGQCRDSCQQGSNMTLIGENGHSTDTLTGSGFRVVVCPLPCMNGGQCSSRNQCLCPPDFTGRFCQVPAAGTGAGTGSSGPGLARTGAMSTGPLPPLAPEGESVASKHAIYAVQVIADPPGPGEGPPAQHAAFLVPLGPGQISAEVQAPPPVVNVRVHHPPEASVQVHRIEGPNAEGPASSQHLLPHPKPQHPRPPTQKPLGRCFQDTLPKQPCGSNPLPGLTKQEDCCGSIGTAWGQSKCHKCPQLQYTGVQKPGPVRGEVGADCPQGYKRLNSTHCQDINECAMPGMCRHGDCLNNPGSYRCVCPPGHSLGPSRTQCIADKPEEKSLCFRLVSTEHQCQHPLTTRLTRQLCCCSVGKAWGARCQRCPADGTAFKEICPAGKGYHILTSHQTLTIQGESDFSLFLHPDGPPKPQQLPESPSRAPPLEDTEEERGVTMDPPVSEERSVQQSHPTTTTSPPRPYPELISRPSPPTFHRFLPDLPPSRSAVEIAPTQVTETDECRLNQNICGHGQCVPGPSDYSCHCNAGYRSHPQHRYCVDVNECEAEPCGPGKGICMNTGGSYNCHCNRGYRLHVGAGGRSCVDLNECTKPHLCGDGGFCINFPGHYKCNCYPGYRLKASRPPICEDIDECRDPSTCPDGKCENKPGSFKCIACQPGYRSQGGGACRDVNECSEGTPCSPGWCENLPGSYRCTCAQGYEPAQDGLSCIDVDECEAGKVCQDGICTNTPGSFQCQCLSGYHLSRDRSRCEDIDECDFPAACIGGDCINTNGSYRCLCPQGHRLVGGRKCQDIDECSQDPGLCLPHGACENLQGSYVCVCDEGFTLTQDQHGCEEVEQPHHKKECYLNFDDTVFCDSVLATNVTQQECCCSLGAGWGDHCEIYPCPVYSSAEFHSLCPDGKGYTQDNNIVNYGIPAHRDIDECILFGAEICKEGKCVNTQPGYECYCKQGFYYDGNLLECVDVDECLDESNCRNGVCENTRGGYRCACTPPAEYSPAQRQCLSPEEMDVDECQDPAACRPGRCVNLPGSYRCECHPPWEPGPSGRDCQLPESQAEHAPERREVCWGQRGEDGMCMGPLAGPALTFDDCCCRQGRGWGTQCRPCPPRGTGSQCPTSQSESNSFWDTSPLLLGKSPRDEDSSEEDSDECRCVSGRCVPRPGGAVCECPGGFQLDASRARCVDIDECRELNQRGLLCKSERCVNTSGSFRCVCKAGFTRSRPHGACVPQRRR; this comes from the exons ATGCCCGGGCCCCGAGGGGCTGCCCACGGCCTGGCCCCTGCGATGCGCCAGGCCGGGGCATTGGGGCTGCTGGCACTACTCCTGCTGGCGCTGCTGGGCCCCGGCGGCGGGGCCGAGGGTGGGCCGGCCGGCGAGCGGGGCACAGGCGGGGGCGGGGCGCTGGCCCGCGAACGCTTCAAGGTGGTCTTTGCGCCAGTGATCTGCAAGCGGACCTGTCTGAAGGGCCAGTGTCGGGACAGCTGTCAGCAGGGCTCCAACATGACGCTCATCGGAGAGAACGGCCACAGCACCGACACGCTCACCGGTTCTGGCTTCCGCGTGG TGGTGTGCCCTCTACCCTGCATGAACGGTGGCCAGTGCTCTTCCCGAAACCAGTGCCTGTGTCCCCCGGATTTCACGGGGCGCTTCTGCCAGGTGCCTGCTGCAGGAACCGGAGCTGGCACCGGGAGTTCAGGCCCCGGCCTGGCCCGGACCGGGGCCATGTCCACAGGCCCGCTGCCGCCCCTTGCCCCAGAAGGAGAGTCTGTGGCTAGCAAACACGCCATTTACGCGGTGCAGGTGATCGCAGATCCTCCCGGGCCGGGGGAGGGTCCTCCTGCACAACATGCAGCCTTCTTGGTGCCCCTGGGGCCAGGACAAATCTCGGCAGAAG TGCAGGCTCCGCCCCCCGTGGTGAACGTGCGTGTCCATCACCCTCCTGAAGCTTCCGTTCAGGTGCACCGCATCGAGGGGCCGAACGCTGAAGGCCCAGCCTCTTCCCAGCACTTGCTGCCGCATCCCAAGCCCCAGCACCCGAGGCCACCCACCCAAAAGCCACTGGGCCGCTGCTTCCAGGACACATTGCCCAAGCAGCCT TGTGGCAGCAACCCTTTGCCTGGCCTTACCAAGCAGGAAGATTGCTGCGGTAGCATCGGTACTGCCTGGGGACAAAGCAAGTGTCACAAGTGCCCACAGCTTCAGT ATACAGGGGTGCAGAAGCCTGGACCTGTACGTGGGGAGGTGGGTGCTGACTGCCCCCAGGGCTACAAGAGGCTCAACAGCACCCACTGCCAGG ATATCAACGAATGTGCGATGCCTGGCATGTGTCGCCATGGTGACTGCCTCAACAACCCTGGCTCTTATCGCTGTGTCTGCCCGCCCGGTCATAGCTTGGGTCCCTCGCGCACACAGTGCATTG CCGACAAACCAGAGGAGAAGAGCCTGTGTTTCCGCCTTGTGAGCACCGAACACCAGTGCCAGCACCCTCTGACCACACGCCTAACCCGCCAGCTCTGCTGCTGTAGTGTGGGTAAAGCCTGGGGTGCCCGGTGCCAGCGCTGCCCGGCAGATGGTACAG CCTTCAAGGAGATCTGCCCGGCTGGGAAAGGGTACCATATCCTCACCTCCCACCAGACGCTCACCATCCAGGGGGAAAGCGacttctccctcttcctgcaCCCCGACGGGCCACCCAAACCCCAGCAGCTTCCTGAAAGCCCCAGCCGAGCACCACCCCTCgaggacacagaggaagagagag GAGTGACCATGGATCCA CCAGTGAGTGAGGAGCGATCGGTGCAGCAGAGCCACCCCACTACCACCACCTCACCCCCCCGGCCTTACCCAG AGCTCATCTCTCGCCCCTCCCCACCTACCTTCCACCGGTTCCTGCCAGACTTGCCCCCATCCCGAAGTGCAGTGGAGATCGCCCCCACTCAGGTCACAG AGACCGATGAGTGCCGATTGAACCAGAATATCTGTGGCCATGGACAGTGTGTGCCTGGCCCCTCGGATTACTCCTGCCACTGCAACGCTGGCTACCGGTCACACCCGCAGCACCGCTactgtgttg ATGTGAACGAGTGCGAGGCAGAGCCCTGCGGCCCCGGGAAAGGCATCTGTATGAACACTGGTGGCTCCTACAATTGTCACTGCAACCGAGGCTACCGCCTCCACGTGGGTGCAGGGGGCCGCTCGTGCGTGG ACCTGAACGAGTGCACCAAGCCTCACCTGTGTGGGGACGGTGGCTTCTGCATCAACTTCCCTGGTCACTACAAATGCAACTGCTATCCTGGCTACCGGCTCAAGGCCTCCCGACCGCCCATTTGCGAAG ACATCGACGAGTGTCGCGACCCTAGCACCTGCCCTGATGGCAAATGTGAAAACAAACCTGGCAGCTTCAAGTGCATCGCCTGCCAGCCTGGCTACCGTAGCCAGGGGGGCGGGGCCTGTCGTG ATGTCAACGAATGCTCCGAGGGTACCCCCTGCTCTCCTGGATGGTGTGAGAACCTTCCGGGTTCTTACCGTTGCACGTGTGCCCAGGGATACGAACCCGCACAGGACGGCCTCAGTTGCATAG ACGTGGATGAGTGTGAGGCTGGGAAAGTGTGCCAAGATGGCATCTGCACGAACACACCAGGCTCTTTCCAGTGTCAGTGCCTCTCCGGCTATCATCTGTCAAGGGATCGGAGCCGCTGTGAGG ACATTGATGAATGTGACTTCCCTGCGGCCTGCATCGGGGGTGACTGCATCAATACCAATGGTTCCTACAGATGTCTCTGTCCCCAGGGTCATCGGTTGGTGGGCGGTAGGAAGTGCCAAG ATATAGATGAGTGCAGCCAGGACCCAGGCCTGTGCCTGCCCCACGGGGCCTGCGAGAACCTCCAGGGCtcctatgtctgtgtctgtgatgagGGTTTCACACTCACCCAGGACCAGCATGGGTGTGAGG AGGTGGAGCAGCCCCACCACAAGAAGGAGTGCTACCTTAACTTCGATGACACAGTGTTCTGTGACAGCGTATTGGCTACCAATGTCACTCAGCAGGAATGCTGTTGCTCTCTGGGAGCTGGTTGGGGAGACCACTGCGAAATCTATCCCTGTCCAGTCTACAGCTCAG CCGAATTTCACAGCCTGTGTCCTGATGGGAAAGGCTACACTCAGGacaacaacattgtgaactatGGCATTCCTGCCCACCGTG ACATCGACGAATGCATATTGTTTGGGGCAGAGATCTGCAAGGAGGGCAAGTGTGTGAACACGCAGCCCGGCTACGAGTGCTACTGCAAGCAGGGCTTCTACTACGATGGCAACCTGCTGGAGTGCGTGG aCGTGGATGAGTGCTTGGATGAGTCTAACTGCAGGAACGGAGTGTGTGAGAACACACGTGGCGGCTACCGCTGTGCCTGCACGCCGCCGGCAGAGTACAGTCCCGCACAGCGCCAGTGTCTGAGCCCGGAGGAGATGG ACGTGGATGAGTGCCAGGATCCGGCTGCTTGCCGCCCTGGCCGCTGCGTCAACCTCCCGGGCTCCTACCGCTGCGAGTGTCACCCGCCCTGGGAGCCCGGGCCCTCCGGCCGCGACTGCCAGCTCCCCGAGAGCCAGGCGG AGCACGCCCCAGAGAGACGTGAAGTGTGCTGGGGCCAGCGAGGAGAGGACGGCATGTGTATGGGGCCCCTGGCGGGACCTGCCCTCACTTTTGATGACTGCTGCTGCCGCCAGGGCCGCGGCTGGGGTACCCAGTGCAGACCGTGCCCGCCACGTGGCACCG ggtcccagtgcccGACTTCACAGAGTGAGAGCAATTCATTCTGGGACACAAGCCCCCTGCTACTGGGGAAGTCTCCGCGAG ACGAAGACAGCTCAGAGGAGGATTCAGATGAGTGCCGTTGTGTGAGCGGACGCTGTGTGCCACGGCCAGGCGGGGCGGTATGCGAGTGTCCTGGAGGCTTTCAGCTGGACGCCTCCCGTGCCCGCTGCGTGG ACATTGATGAGTGCCGAGAACTGAACCAGCGGGGACTACTGTGTAAGAGCGAGCGGTGCGTGAACACCAGTGGATCCTTCCGCTGTGTCTGCAAAGCTGGCTTCACGCGCAGCCGCCCTCACGGGGCCTGCGTGCCTCAGCGCCGCCGCTGA